A genomic segment from Aspergillus puulaauensis MK2 DNA, chromosome 1, nearly complete sequence encodes:
- the pps1 gene encoding tyrosine/serine/threonine protein phosphatase PPS1 (COG:V;~EggNog:ENOG410PIGU;~InterPro:IPR029021,IPR003595,IPR020422,IPR016130, IPR000387,IPR000340;~go_function: GO:0004725 - protein tyrosine phosphatase activity [Evidence IEA];~go_function: GO:0008138 - protein tyrosine/serine/threonine phosphatase activity [Evidence IEA];~go_function: GO:0016791 - phosphatase activity [Evidence IEA];~go_process: GO:0006470 - protein dephosphorylation [Evidence IEA];~go_process: GO:0016311 - dephosphorylation [Evidence IEA]) — protein sequence MATVVVQQQPLRHTTPPPGSVSPALSLNRTSSPVPNKHIPVCPTGPSPIPSRTSSPAPKEDTNLPASSPLHPPDAFPKIAESPPLYSIEIEILEAAVKHCSSQPLPDPNLMFPWLHGLHPENHLQVGFFTNRRRSLRRTPKCWRGLTIVKVGGDLTTSRLKGAVAPDAILAPSGFEFLAVDPREGFSVRNFHIQTAKIAPLSDIVVYGQDGVAAKQLLDVAGRITAAQHHWRLSYDHDQTLPSYNTFIVSCPFSDIERRAPSLIAVNSSGHLTDQVVDLFQLERLEMCTMSRATEFSKNVWQGPTPDYLLQAGTSGAPSAESFDLMIDANDLAGIPGPRHLANLAKRLAAEPQRLEFPSSGSLLLPSGESRDVDDLINTLRWIFYLANPEIPETDAEGDIPMDESPKKSRKILIHCPDGYTESSLLVIAYTMFAEGIPASEAWLRLHREKKRNFFAYPSDVAFLRNVQEKILQESPANPAKYRLTDPRWFNFCDGSLPSRILPYMYLGNLSHANNPEMLWELGIRRVLSIGEAVSWTDSDFARMGAENVMHITKVQDNGIDPLTQEFDRCLEFIRKGKSDGAATLVHCRVGVSRSATICIAEVMASLNLSFPRAYCYVRARRLNVIIQPHLRFVYELLKWEELQQKKNKQPLKRELEWATVAREIALMNKPYSR from the exons ATGGCAACTGTCGtggtgcagcagcagccgctgcGCCACAccactcctcctcctgggTCGGTGTCTCCGGCTTTGAGCCTGAATAGAACTTCTTCCCCGGTTCCAAACAAGCATATACCTGTCTGTCCGACCGGCCCGTCTCCCATCCCTTCGCGAACGAGCTCGCCCGCTCCAAAAGAAGATACCAATCTTCCAGCGTCCTCacctcttcaccctcccGATGCCTTCCCCAAAATCGCAGAATCGCCACCGTTATACTCGATAGAAATTGAGATACTGGAGGCTGCTGTCAAGCATTGTTCTTCGCAACCGCTTCCAGATCCCAACTTGATGTTTCCTTGGTTGCATGGTCTACACCCTGAAAACCACCTGCAGGTCGGGTTCTTCACTAATCGACGGCGCTCACTCCGGCGCACTCCTAAATGCTGGAGAGGTCTTACAATAGTCAAAGTGGGCGGCGACTTGACCACATCTAGGCTAAAAGGCGCCGTGGCTCCTGATGCGATCCTTGCACCGTCCGGATTTGAGTTCCTCGCTGTTGATCCTCGCGAAGGTTTCTCGGTGCGCAACTTCCACATTCAAACCGCGAAGATAGCCCCTTTATCCGACATTGTTGTCTACGGCCAGGACGGCGTAGCTGCGAAGCAGCTTCTAGATGTTGCAGGCAGAATTACAGCCGCACAGCACCACTGGAGGCTCAGCTATGACCATGACCAAACTTTGCCGTCATATAATACATTCATTGTCTCTT GTCCTTTTTCCGACATCGAGCGAAGAGCACCCAGCTTGATAGCTGTTAATTCTAGCGGACACCTGACAGACCAAGTCGTGGATCTCT TCCAGTTAGAGCGTTTGGAGATGTGTACCATGTCTCGTGCAACCGAGTTCTCGAAGAACGTCTGGCAAGGCCCTACTCCAGATTATCTCCTGCAAGCTGGCACCTCTGGGGCCCCCTCAGCCGAATCCTTCGATTTGATGATTGATGCAAACGACCTTGCCGGAATTCCCGGCCCTCGTCATTTGGCGAACCTAGCTAAGCGCCTTGCGGCAGAGCCTCAGCGACTGGAATTTCCATCGTCTGGCTCCTTGCTACTCCCGTCTGGAGAGAGTAGGGATGTCGACGATTTGATCAACACACTTCGGTGGATATTCTATCTCGCAAATCCAGAGATCCCAGAAACGGATGCCGAGGGGGACATCCCTATGGATGAATCTCCCAAAAAGTCACGAAAGATCCTAATTCACTGCCCTGATGGGTATACCGAGAGCTCTCTACTAGTCATCGCGTACACAATGTTTGCTGAAGGTATTCCTGCAAGTGAAGCTTGGCTTAGACTTCAcagggagaagaagcgaaacTTTTTCGCCTACCCATCTGATGTCGCGTTTTTGAGGAATGTGCAAGAAAAGATTCTTCAAGAGAGCCCTGCGAATCCGGCAAAATACCGACTAACGGATCCTCGGTGGTTCAACTTTTGCGACGGTTCTCTCCCAAGTCGAATTCTACCATATATGTACCTCGGAAACTTGTCTCACGCAAACAACCCGGAAATGCTCTGGGAACTTGGGATTCGACGTGTTCTTAGCATTGGTGAAGCCGTTTCGTGGACTGACTCTGATTTCGCGAGGATGGGCGCTGAAAATGTGATGCATATCACCAAGGTGCAGGACAACGGTATCGATCCTTTAACCCAAGAGTTCGACCGTTGCCTCGAGTTTATTC GCAAGGGAAAATCGGATGGTGCGGCTACTCTAGTTCACTGCCGAGTGGGCGTCTCGCGTTCAGCTACGATATGCATCGCCGAAGTCATGGCATCCCTGAACCTATCTTTCCCACGGGCATA TTGCTACGTCCGAGCGAGAAGACTCAATGTCATCATCCAACCCCATCTACGATTTGT ATATGAGCTCCTAAAGTGGGAAGAACTCcaacaaaagaagaacaagcaaCCTCTGAAGAGAGAACTCGAGTGGGCAACTGTGGCCCGCGAAATCGCCCTCATGAACAAACCATACTCGAGATAA